The following coding sequences lie in one Alicyclobacillus curvatus genomic window:
- a CDS encoding Rrf2 family transcriptional regulator, protein MKISTKGRYGLMLLVDLAQNDNGQPVALKTIAERQGLSEHYLEQLIAPLRNRGFVKSVRGAYGGYILAKSGSEITAADAILTLEGPLEIVDGEVDDGFHDLWARLQESIRSVLSDVTLQDLVAMRERQQGSYMYYI, encoded by the coding sequence ATGAAGATCTCCACCAAAGGTCGCTACGGCCTGATGTTGCTCGTCGATCTCGCTCAAAACGACAACGGCCAACCAGTTGCCTTGAAAACCATCGCAGAACGACAAGGGTTGTCTGAGCACTACCTGGAACAGTTGATTGCGCCGCTGCGCAACCGAGGTTTTGTAAAGAGCGTAAGAGGTGCGTATGGCGGGTACATTCTCGCCAAGTCGGGCAGTGAGATAACGGCGGCCGATGCAATCCTAACCCTTGAGGGGCCGCTGGAAATTGTCGATGGCGAAGTAGATGACGGCTTTCACGACCTGTGGGCGCGGCTCCAAGAATCCATTCGCAGCGTACTGTCAGATGTTACATTACAGGATTTGGTTGCAATGCGAGAACGCCAGCAGGGGTCGTACATGTACTATATCTAG
- a CDS encoding AI-2E family transporter: MDVSSRYLKVALSVLVTLACLYLVGMLRGFLQDVWKVIYVVLLPFLISLIVAYALQPIVELLVRRKVPRGVAILVIYLAFVLLVAIAVLQAIPAVTRQFTQLTAHFPVLIQQIDQWAGALSAHKKYLPDAVRTGIEDALTRAEQGLAGSVANLFTMLTSTVSAIFVIFVVPFLVFYMLKDGRSLGRSLLRTLPARRRPQVKTLLLTVDETLGTYVRSQLLVMLVVGVLTYAGFLIIGLPYALLFATFLAVVDVIPYIGPLLGAAPALILGLSISPQMALKVLIVNVVVQQLEGNLISPQIMGKTLHMHPMAIVAALLIGGEVGGILGLVCAVPILAVVKVVLKTVKDLRQPQA, from the coding sequence ATGGATGTATCAAGCCGCTATCTCAAAGTCGCTCTGTCAGTCCTTGTTACGCTGGCATGCCTGTACTTGGTGGGGATGTTGCGTGGATTCCTTCAGGACGTCTGGAAAGTTATCTACGTCGTCTTGCTTCCGTTTCTCATTTCGCTGATTGTCGCCTATGCGTTACAGCCCATCGTGGAGTTACTCGTCAGACGGAAAGTACCACGGGGTGTTGCGATACTCGTCATCTACCTGGCTTTCGTCTTGTTAGTCGCGATTGCCGTCCTTCAGGCAATTCCTGCTGTGACGAGACAGTTTACGCAATTGACGGCTCATTTTCCGGTTCTCATTCAACAGATCGATCAGTGGGCGGGGGCTCTCTCTGCACACAAGAAATATCTGCCGGACGCGGTTCGAACGGGAATTGAGGATGCGTTGACAAGGGCGGAGCAGGGGCTAGCGGGATCGGTCGCTAACCTGTTTACCATGCTCACAAGCACAGTGAGTGCGATCTTTGTGATTTTTGTTGTCCCATTTCTGGTGTTTTACATGCTCAAAGACGGACGATCGCTCGGGCGGTCCTTGCTTCGAACCTTGCCGGCGAGGCGCAGGCCCCAGGTCAAAACGTTGTTGCTGACGGTGGATGAGACCCTCGGCACGTATGTGCGCAGTCAGTTGTTGGTGATGTTGGTTGTCGGCGTTCTAACCTACGCAGGGTTCCTCATCATCGGGCTCCCGTATGCTCTTTTGTTTGCAACGTTTCTCGCCGTGGTGGACGTTATTCCGTACATTGGCCCACTTCTTGGAGCTGCGCCCGCTCTGATTCTCGGACTTTCGATAAGCCCGCAAATGGCCCTCAAAGTATTGATTGTAAACGTCGTCGTGCAGCAACTGGAGGGTAACCTCATTTCACCGCAGATCATGGGGAAGACACTGCACATGCACCCGATGGCCATCGTAGCAGCCCTGCTTATCGGTGGAGAAGTCGGCGGCATTTTGGGTCTGGTGTGTGCTGTGCCGATTTTGGCTGTTGTGAAGGTTGTGCTGAAGACAGTAAAAGACCTTCGCCAGCCGCAGGCGTAA
- the crcB gene encoding fluoride efflux transporter CrcB — protein sequence MGWLLVGIGGSLGAVCRFLVGRWTVARYPSSFPLGTFAVNVTGALLLGLVTRIAGLLLPHTATAASLFLGTGFCGAYTTFSTFSYETVSFIRQHRAPTAALYVAATLIVGFAAAGLGLYGLPFPR from the coding sequence GTGGGTTGGTTGTTGGTAGGAATCGGGGGAAGTCTCGGAGCTGTCTGTCGCTTTCTGGTTGGACGATGGACTGTGGCGCGTTACCCCTCGTCATTCCCTCTTGGTACGTTCGCTGTCAACGTGACCGGCGCTCTGCTTCTTGGACTCGTGACGCGGATCGCTGGACTGCTCTTACCCCACACTGCGACTGCTGCGAGCCTTTTTCTCGGGACTGGATTTTGCGGAGCATATACTACGTTTTCAACTTTTTCATATGAAACTGTGTCCTTCATAAGACAACACCGCGCACCAACAGCCGCCTTGTACGTCGCAGCGACGCTCATCGTCGGATTTGCAGCCGCGGGTCTTGGACTCTACGGCCTGCCGTTCCCACGATGA
- a CDS encoding cysteine desulfurase — MIYLDYAATTPIKSDVKAAMLPFLTGEYGNASSIYGLGRTARSAVDNARGIIARFVGCHDSELTFTSGGTESIHSALLGAWLARPERKHMITSAVEHHAVLHTCHLLEELGLEVTVVKTDGHGKVRVADVLDAIRPDTLLVSVMTVNNELGTVNSIQELAHRVHAEHPGVLVHSDMVQAVGAFRLSLEDLGVDFASFTAHKLGGPKGIGALYSRRGTRWKSVLRGGAQERDRRAGTENVAGIVGFGAAVEWLEQHFDHHCGMIAERSQQLRRGLEQIPDVVWNSPADAVPQILNLRFVGVRADRLLMRLDIEGVAASAGSACAAGSLDPSHVLLAVGLSQSAARESVRFSFSDETTEDEIARAIVIIQDTVAWFRRDSH; from the coding sequence GTGATTTACCTCGATTATGCGGCAACCACACCGATAAAGAGTGATGTCAAGGCGGCGATGCTGCCTTTTTTGACGGGTGAGTATGGTAATGCGTCGAGCATTTACGGACTTGGCCGCACGGCGAGATCTGCGGTTGATAACGCGCGCGGCATCATCGCCCGCTTTGTCGGTTGTCATGATAGTGAACTGACTTTTACGAGTGGTGGGACGGAGTCCATCCACAGCGCCTTGCTTGGTGCCTGGTTGGCTCGGCCGGAAAGAAAACATATGATTACGTCTGCGGTGGAACATCACGCGGTTCTTCACACCTGCCATCTCCTCGAGGAACTAGGACTTGAGGTGACTGTTGTAAAGACAGACGGCCATGGTAAGGTACGGGTTGCCGATGTTCTCGATGCCATCCGTCCCGATACACTGCTCGTGTCCGTGATGACGGTCAACAATGAATTGGGAACAGTCAATTCGATTCAGGAACTGGCTCACCGCGTTCATGCGGAGCATCCCGGGGTTTTGGTGCACTCAGATATGGTTCAAGCGGTAGGGGCATTTCGACTGAGTCTCGAGGACCTTGGCGTCGATTTTGCCAGCTTTACGGCTCATAAATTGGGCGGACCAAAGGGCATCGGGGCGCTATACAGCCGACGGGGGACACGGTGGAAGTCAGTGTTGCGCGGGGGGGCGCAGGAGCGAGATCGGCGTGCAGGGACAGAAAACGTCGCAGGCATTGTCGGCTTCGGTGCTGCAGTTGAGTGGCTGGAGCAACATTTTGACCATCATTGTGGCATGATTGCAGAGCGGTCACAACAGTTGCGGCGCGGTCTGGAGCAGATTCCTGACGTCGTATGGAATAGCCCGGCGGATGCGGTTCCGCAGATATTGAACTTGCGGTTTGTCGGGGTCCGAGCGGACAGGTTGTTGATGCGCCTAGACATCGAGGGTGTTGCTGCGTCCGCCGGATCGGCGTGTGCTGCGGGAAGTCTTGACCCGAGCCACGTGCTGCTGGCAGTCGGGCTGAGCCAATCAGCTGCGCGCGAATCCGTGCGCTTCAGCTTTTCCGACGAAACGACAGAAGATGAGATTGCCCGGGCCATCGTCATCATCCAAGATACCGTTGCTTGGTTTCGGCGTGACAGTCATTGA
- a CDS encoding replication-associated recombination protein A, whose translation MDLFELADEREQVDSAPLAYRMRPRALDELVGQEDIVGPGTLLRRAIEADRLSSAIFYGPPGTGKTTLAQVIAQSTKARFMTLNAVSAGVADIREVVRTAQDERSMYQRKTVLFIDEIHRFNKAQQDALLPYVEQGLLTLIGATTENPYFQVNPALVSRSHVFRLQPLDEAALGTLIDRALADDARGLGFMRATVTSEAKDVLVRGCGGDARRLLNALELAVLSTGVQADGAVVVTKDDALASMQERQIVYDTAGDEHYDTISAFIKSVRGSDPDAAVLWLAKMLAAGEDPRFIARRLMISASEDVGNADPMGLVLATSALTAVQHIGMPEARIILAQVTTYLASAQKSNAAYKAVNEALSDIENGLPLSVPPHLRGTGYQGASKLGSGIGYLYPHDYPGHTVEQNYWPIGVDAKPYYQERTDIKTVSRQ comes from the coding sequence ATGGACCTGTTTGAACTGGCGGATGAACGGGAGCAGGTAGACTCTGCACCACTCGCGTACCGTATGCGTCCGCGTGCTCTCGATGAACTTGTGGGACAAGAAGATATCGTCGGGCCTGGCACCTTGCTGCGTCGAGCCATTGAAGCGGACCGGCTGTCTTCCGCCATCTTTTACGGTCCACCTGGGACAGGCAAAACCACGCTGGCGCAAGTCATCGCCCAGTCCACCAAGGCGCGGTTCATGACGTTGAACGCAGTGTCCGCAGGTGTCGCAGACATTCGTGAAGTGGTTCGGACGGCCCAAGACGAACGGTCGATGTACCAGCGGAAGACGGTGCTCTTTATCGACGAGATCCATCGCTTTAACAAAGCTCAACAAGACGCACTTCTTCCATACGTGGAGCAGGGCCTCCTCACATTGATTGGCGCGACCACGGAAAACCCGTATTTCCAGGTGAACCCGGCTTTGGTATCGAGATCGCACGTGTTTCGCCTGCAACCACTCGACGAGGCGGCTCTTGGGACTTTAATTGACCGGGCGCTGGCCGATGATGCACGAGGGCTCGGGTTCATGCGCGCGACGGTGACAAGCGAAGCGAAAGACGTGTTGGTGAGGGGATGCGGCGGAGACGCCAGGCGGCTTCTAAACGCCCTTGAGCTCGCTGTCTTGTCCACCGGCGTACAGGCCGACGGGGCTGTTGTTGTGACGAAAGACGACGCGCTCGCTTCGATGCAGGAACGGCAGATTGTGTATGATACTGCCGGTGACGAACATTACGACACCATTTCCGCCTTCATCAAGTCCGTGCGCGGCTCCGACCCGGACGCCGCTGTGCTGTGGCTCGCGAAGATGCTGGCAGCCGGAGAGGATCCACGGTTTATCGCCAGACGTCTGATGATTTCGGCGTCCGAGGATGTAGGCAACGCCGATCCGATGGGTCTCGTTCTCGCGACCTCTGCATTGACGGCCGTCCAGCACATCGGGATGCCTGAAGCGCGCATCATCCTGGCGCAGGTGACAACGTATCTTGCGAGTGCGCAAAAATCGAACGCCGCGTACAAGGCTGTGAACGAAGCGCTAAGTGACATCGAAAACGGTCTCCCGCTCAGCGTGCCACCACACCTGAGAGGTACCGGGTATCAAGGTGCTTCGAAGCTCGGTAGTGGGATTGGCTACTTGTACCCGCACGACTACCCGGGGCACACTGTCGAGCAAAACTACTGGCCAATTGGGGTAGACGCGAAACCGTATTACCAGGAACGCACAGATATAAAGACAGTAAGCCGGCAGTAA
- the aspS gene encoding aspartate--tRNA ligase — protein MTRTHRTLETKDVKPGTEVVLAGWVSRRRDLGSLIFVDMRDRSGIVQLVFDTAKGTTKAAMELGNELRNEYVLTVRGIVELRDEKSVNPKLETGRVEVVVRDLDILNGSKTPPFYIQNDVDVDETVRLRHRYLDLRRPQMQQMLMLRHQVNQALRGYLNDQEFVEVETPILTKSTPEGARDYLVPSRLQAGSFYALPQSPQLFKQLLMVSGLERYYQFARCFRDEDLRADRQPEFTQLDIEQSFIPLDTFQSMMEQMLQGVFQDVLGVEVPRPFMRMSYAEAMDKYGSDKPDLRFEMPIVNLDAAASGTAFRVFTDALEAGGTVRALVAPGCAAYSRKQVDDLTKFVATYGLKGLATVAVTEDGVKSSIAKFLTDDELAQIVSVCGANAGDLVLVAAAGTSVVRQALGALRLQLGEALQLIDENVYKFLWVVDFPLLGYDEEEGRYVAEHHPFTMPKWEDLDKLESDPGNVRAQAYDLVLNGYEIGGGSMRIYQREVQERMFRALGFSMEEARKQFGFLLDAFEYGTPPHGGIAFGLDRLVMIMGRGKSLRDCIAFPKTSSGTDLLMSAPSGVSEEQLEVLHLSLRKGNPVEPLV, from the coding sequence ATGACTAGAACGCATCGGACACTGGAAACGAAGGACGTTAAGCCCGGAACAGAAGTGGTTCTTGCAGGGTGGGTAAGCCGGCGTCGGGATTTAGGCAGCCTGATTTTTGTGGATATGCGTGACCGCAGCGGCATCGTGCAGTTGGTGTTCGACACTGCCAAAGGGACCACCAAAGCGGCGATGGAACTGGGTAATGAGCTTCGCAACGAGTACGTGCTTACAGTGCGCGGCATCGTCGAACTGCGGGATGAAAAGTCCGTCAACCCCAAACTGGAGACTGGCCGCGTCGAAGTTGTTGTGCGGGACTTGGACATCTTAAACGGATCGAAAACGCCGCCGTTTTACATCCAGAACGACGTTGACGTTGACGAGACGGTACGACTTCGGCATCGTTACCTCGATTTGCGTCGTCCGCAGATGCAACAGATGCTGATGCTCCGCCACCAAGTGAATCAGGCTCTGCGCGGTTACTTGAACGACCAGGAATTTGTCGAGGTTGAGACACCTATCTTGACGAAGAGCACGCCCGAAGGGGCACGAGACTATCTTGTGCCAAGTCGCCTACAGGCTGGCTCGTTCTACGCATTGCCGCAGTCTCCGCAGCTGTTTAAGCAACTCTTAATGGTCTCGGGCCTTGAACGCTACTACCAGTTTGCGCGTTGTTTCCGCGACGAGGACCTGCGTGCAGACCGCCAGCCAGAATTTACTCAGCTTGACATTGAGCAGTCGTTCATTCCACTCGACACCTTCCAGTCGATGATGGAACAAATGCTCCAGGGTGTGTTCCAGGATGTCCTTGGCGTCGAGGTGCCGCGTCCGTTCATGCGCATGTCTTACGCTGAGGCGATGGACAAGTATGGCTCTGACAAGCCGGACTTGCGTTTTGAAATGCCAATTGTGAACCTTGATGCGGCAGCATCTGGTACAGCATTTCGGGTCTTTACAGACGCGCTCGAAGCGGGTGGAACGGTGAGAGCGCTGGTAGCCCCAGGGTGTGCAGCATATTCGCGCAAACAAGTCGATGACCTGACAAAGTTTGTGGCGACGTACGGTCTTAAGGGTCTCGCCACCGTCGCTGTGACGGAAGACGGTGTCAAGTCATCGATTGCAAAGTTCCTGACAGACGATGAGTTGGCGCAAATCGTCAGTGTTTGCGGGGCAAACGCGGGTGATCTCGTTTTGGTCGCAGCTGCAGGGACAAGCGTTGTCCGTCAAGCACTTGGGGCACTGCGCTTGCAACTTGGCGAGGCACTGCAACTGATTGACGAAAACGTTTATAAATTTCTTTGGGTGGTGGACTTCCCGCTGCTTGGCTACGATGAGGAAGAGGGCCGCTACGTCGCTGAGCATCACCCCTTCACGATGCCGAAGTGGGAAGACCTCGATAAGCTCGAGTCAGACCCGGGCAATGTGCGGGCACAGGCGTACGATCTCGTTCTCAACGGCTACGAAATCGGCGGCGGCAGCATGCGTATTTACCAGCGTGAGGTGCAAGAGCGAATGTTCAGGGCGCTCGGGTTCAGCATGGAAGAGGCCCGCAAACAATTTGGTTTCCTGCTCGACGCGTTTGAGTACGGGACACCGCCGCACGGCGGTATCGCCTTTGGCCTCGATAGACTGGTCATGATTATGGGCCGCGGCAAATCGCTCCGAGACTGCATCGCATTTCCGAAGACATCGAGCGGCACAGACTTATTGATGAGCGCTCCGTCTGGGGTCAGCGAGGAACAACTCGAAGTACTGCACCTGTCGCTGCGGAAAGGCAATCCAGTAGAACCATTGGTTTAA
- the ltaE gene encoding low-specificity L-threonine aldolase — translation MDLTGVECVTDKIDLRSDTVTKPTEEMRKAMYEAEVGDDVYGEDPTVLRLEELAASMLGKEAALFVTSGTQGNQVGIATHVSTGEEVITEAQAHIFYYEAAAISVFNGAQVRQIPTDNGIMTPEQIRRAIRPKDVHQPRTALIAVENTHNRAGGTVWPLEALNGVREIADNAGIPVHMDGARVFNAAVALGVPVSEVVKDVETISICLSKGLCAPVGSVLVGPRDFIERSRQWRKRMGGGMRQAGVIAAPGIVALTKMVERLAEDHENARFLAEKLATMDGVHVALDKVETNIVIADIANTGLSVPDFLSRLKEQNVLATSFGESLVRFVTHHDVTRKDLESTVDAVHHVVNGARVH, via the coding sequence ATGGACCTGACGGGAGTGGAGTGTGTGACAGACAAAATAGATTTGCGGAGCGACACAGTCACGAAGCCAACAGAGGAAATGCGAAAGGCCATGTATGAGGCTGAGGTCGGAGATGACGTGTACGGGGAAGACCCGACCGTCTTACGGCTGGAAGAATTGGCCGCAAGCATGCTTGGCAAAGAAGCTGCATTGTTTGTAACCAGCGGTACCCAGGGAAACCAAGTGGGGATTGCAACGCACGTTAGTACCGGGGAAGAAGTCATCACGGAAGCACAGGCTCACATCTTTTATTACGAAGCCGCTGCGATTTCTGTGTTCAACGGGGCCCAGGTCCGTCAGATTCCAACCGACAACGGCATCATGACGCCAGAACAAATTCGGCGGGCAATTCGCCCGAAAGACGTTCATCAACCTCGGACCGCCCTCATCGCGGTAGAAAATACCCACAACCGCGCCGGCGGAACGGTTTGGCCGCTTGAAGCCTTGAATGGCGTGCGAGAGATTGCAGATAACGCTGGTATCCCGGTTCACATGGACGGAGCCAGGGTATTTAACGCTGCCGTGGCACTCGGGGTTCCAGTCAGTGAAGTTGTGAAGGACGTCGAGACCATCTCCATTTGTCTGTCCAAAGGTCTTTGCGCACCCGTTGGCAGCGTCCTGGTTGGTCCGCGGGATTTCATCGAACGCTCCCGCCAGTGGCGCAAACGTATGGGTGGCGGCATGCGTCAGGCTGGTGTGATTGCAGCACCTGGAATTGTTGCCCTCACGAAGATGGTAGAACGCCTGGCGGAAGATCATGAGAATGCCCGTTTCCTTGCCGAGAAACTGGCGACAATGGATGGTGTGCATGTCGCTCTCGACAAAGTAGAGACAAATATCGTCATCGCCGACATTGCTAACACCGGACTTTCTGTTCCGGACTTTCTCAGTCGTCTAAAAGAGCAGAACGTGCTTGCAACCTCCTTTGGTGAGTCGCTGGTTCGCTTTGTCACGCATCACGACGTGACCCGCAAAGACCTGGAAAGTACGGTTGACGCCGTCCATCATGTTGTAAACGGAGCGAGGGTTCACTAA
- a CDS encoding histidine--tRNA ligase gives MLTQRPRGTEDILPGVVEHWQKLEASVREVCRLYNFREIRTPVFEHTELFARGVGETTDIVEKEMYTFMDRGNRSLTLRPEGTAGVVRAYVENKLYGNADAVKLYYIGAMFRYEKPQKGRDRQFHQYGCEVLGSEDPAVDAEVIALNLDILDNLGVKNVAVELNSVGCSVCRPLHKEEMIRRLRPVADRLCADCQSRLERNPLRIFDCKNESCQALLREFEAPTIIDSLCDDCRNHFDSVQSALTTMDVKFHLNPHLVRGLDYYTRTAWEYVADGYSSLGGGGRYNSLVAQVGGPETPGIGFAGGIERVLMVLEAQALGAKQEPQLDLYVVGVDEAGKRAAVTLLQKARQHGFTADRDYLGRSVKAQFKAADRLKARYVAVLGESEVEAERVALKHLATGEQVELTWDDAIHQLSKGV, from the coding sequence ATGTTAACCCAGCGTCCACGTGGGACGGAAGACATTCTACCAGGTGTTGTCGAACACTGGCAGAAGCTTGAGGCGTCGGTCCGAGAAGTCTGTCGACTGTACAATTTCCGAGAAATTCGCACTCCTGTATTCGAGCACACGGAGTTGTTTGCGCGAGGGGTCGGCGAAACCACAGACATTGTGGAAAAGGAAATGTACACGTTCATGGACCGTGGGAATCGGTCGCTTACACTCCGTCCTGAAGGCACGGCGGGTGTGGTTCGGGCCTACGTCGAGAATAAGCTCTACGGCAATGCAGACGCGGTGAAGCTGTACTACATTGGCGCTATGTTTCGGTATGAGAAACCGCAAAAGGGGCGAGATCGGCAGTTTCACCAGTACGGTTGTGAAGTACTGGGTTCGGAAGACCCAGCCGTCGATGCTGAGGTCATCGCACTCAACCTGGATATCCTTGATAACCTCGGAGTGAAGAACGTTGCTGTAGAACTAAATAGCGTTGGTTGCAGCGTGTGTCGGCCGCTTCATAAAGAAGAAATGATTCGACGCTTGCGTCCTGTGGCGGATAGACTGTGTGCGGATTGCCAGTCGCGCCTCGAACGCAATCCGCTTCGGATATTTGATTGTAAGAATGAATCCTGTCAGGCGTTGCTTCGCGAATTCGAAGCGCCCACCATCATTGATTCCTTGTGTGATGATTGCCGCAATCACTTTGACTCGGTGCAAAGCGCGCTTACGACAATGGACGTCAAGTTCCACCTCAATCCACACTTGGTTCGCGGTCTCGACTATTACACCAGAACCGCCTGGGAGTACGTTGCCGACGGGTATAGTTCTCTCGGCGGTGGGGGCAGGTACAACAGTCTTGTGGCCCAGGTGGGCGGTCCCGAGACGCCTGGGATTGGCTTTGCGGGCGGCATCGAGCGGGTTTTGATGGTTCTCGAGGCACAAGCTCTTGGTGCGAAACAGGAACCGCAACTGGACTTGTATGTGGTGGGTGTTGATGAGGCTGGGAAGCGGGCTGCTGTAACGCTGTTACAGAAGGCTCGCCAGCACGGCTTCACTGCCGATAGGGATTATCTCGGTCGCAGCGTCAAGGCCCAATTCAAGGCAGCGGATAGGTTGAAGGCCAGGTACGTTGCCGTACTTGGCGAGAGTGAAGTTGAGGCAGAGCGCGTAGCACTGAAGCATCTCGCTACGGGTGAACAAGTGGAACTGACCTGGGACGACGCAATCCATCAGCTGAGCAAAGGGGTCTGA
- the crcB gene encoding fluoride efflux transporter CrcB, whose product MEVVVVALLGFAGALLRYVITELTGSINGFPVATLLINLSGCLVLGWFYTVSAQRMYVHPLMRLGIGTGFLGAFTTFSTFVVETWKLVQAGLYTFTWVYVLLTVAGGIILGSIGAWLGRRQSRYRMSSRYRRV is encoded by the coding sequence ATGGAAGTCGTAGTCGTCGCTTTGTTGGGATTTGCGGGCGCGCTGCTACGCTACGTCATCACAGAACTGACCGGATCGATAAATGGATTCCCCGTGGCGACACTTCTTATAAACCTAAGTGGCTGTCTCGTCCTTGGCTGGTTCTACACGGTGTCGGCACAGCGGATGTACGTTCACCCACTCATGCGCCTAGGAATTGGCACAGGCTTTCTCGGGGCATTCACAACTTTTTCAACCTTCGTCGTGGAGACCTGGAAGCTTGTTCAAGCGGGGTTGTACACCTTTACGTGGGTCTACGTGCTACTTACCGTCGCTGGCGGCATTATCCTCGGGTCTATTGGCGCGTGGTTAGGGCGTAGGCAGTCACGGTACCGTATGTCATCAAGATATCGAAGGGTTTAG